The following proteins come from a genomic window of Neptunomonas concharum:
- a CDS encoding TRAP transporter large permease, translating into MDANEIMVIAMFLSFIALLFTGIPVAWVLGGIGIIFAFIGQFSDTYFDTITGLDYTTLGLVVNRLWKIMDNWILVALPMFIFMGIMLDKSGVAEKLMHSMQELFGRVRGGLAVTVTAIGIILAASTGIIGASVVLLAVMSLPSMTKQGYAMPLALGTIASAGTLGILIPPSIMLVIMADQLGLSVGDLFMGAVFPGLMLGAMYIVYILIYGLVKPEAAPVPVDAKPVDLTIVLNVLKAVLPTVLLIFVVLGSIFGGFATPTEASGVGALGATLLAIYNRKFNFTVLKEVMGGTLNTTAYIFAIFIGATCFALVLRELGGDELIESFLTGLPFGPYGIIFFILGVIFLLGFFLDWIEITLIILPLLAPVISALGLEINGYGVVDNPQLVWFVMLVAMTLQTSFLTPPVGFALFYLKGVCPPNVKLTDIYKGVIPFIALQLVALLILVFWPQLVLWLPANAYG; encoded by the coding sequence ATGGACGCCAATGAAATTATGGTCATTGCGATGTTCCTATCGTTCATCGCGCTACTTTTTACCGGTATACCTGTCGCTTGGGTATTGGGTGGTATCGGCATCATCTTTGCCTTTATTGGCCAATTCTCTGACACCTATTTCGATACGATTACAGGCCTCGACTACACGACGCTAGGGTTGGTTGTTAACCGCCTATGGAAGATTATGGACAACTGGATTCTGGTTGCCCTGCCCATGTTTATCTTTATGGGCATTATGCTGGATAAGTCCGGCGTTGCCGAAAAGCTAATGCATTCCATGCAAGAACTCTTCGGGCGAGTGCGCGGTGGTTTAGCGGTAACCGTTACGGCTATCGGCATCATCTTGGCCGCATCTACCGGTATTATCGGCGCATCCGTTGTACTGTTGGCGGTTATGTCTCTGCCATCGATGACAAAGCAAGGTTATGCCATGCCATTAGCACTAGGTACCATCGCATCCGCGGGGACCTTAGGTATTCTGATCCCACCCAGTATTATGCTGGTCATTATGGCAGATCAGTTAGGCTTGTCGGTCGGCGATCTGTTTATGGGGGCGGTATTCCCAGGATTAATGCTAGGCGCTATGTATATTGTCTATATCTTGATTTATGGTCTTGTTAAACCTGAAGCAGCACCGGTACCTGTGGATGCTAAACCTGTTGATCTGACAATCGTCTTGAACGTGCTCAAAGCAGTACTTCCAACTGTATTGTTGATTTTCGTGGTACTGGGTTCAATTTTTGGTGGCTTCGCTACACCCACCGAAGCATCCGGTGTAGGCGCACTCGGCGCAACTCTGTTGGCCATCTATAACCGCAAATTCAACTTTACTGTCTTAAAAGAAGTGATGGGTGGAACGCTTAATACAACCGCTTATATCTTTGCGATCTTTATCGGTGCGACCTGTTTTGCACTGGTGCTTCGTGAGTTAGGTGGTGATGAATTAATCGAGTCGTTCCTGACAGGCTTACCATTTGGCCCTTATGGGATTATCTTTTTCATTCTTGGTGTCATCTTCTTATTAGGTTTCTTCCTTGACTGGATTGAGATTACGTTGATTATTCTTCCCCTCTTAGCCCCTGTTATCTCTGCGCTTGGTTTAGAGATTAATGGTTACGGTGTGGTTGATAATCCCCAATTAGTTTGGTTTGTGATGTTGGTAGCGATGACCTTACAGACCTCCTTCTTAACGCCACCGGTAGGTTTTGCGCTCTTTTACCTAAAAGGTGTCTGCCCACCTAATGTGAAATTAACAGACATCTACAAAGGGGTAATTCCTTTTATCGCCCTACAACTGGTGGCGTTGCTAATCCTTGTATTCTGGCCTCAGCTGGTACTTTGGCTACCTGCCAACGCTTACGGCTAA
- a CDS encoding AEC family transporter, translating to MESTTLALMERIFLTVFPLVAIVSVGYFYAKKRHTDMSTANAINIDVFVPALIFSVLSAKSFDLPKYEMLAIGAAIIVLGSGLLLFPVCKLLKISPKTFLPPMMFSNSGNLGLPLAVLAFGEAALPAAVVLFLVENLLHFTVGLYILDHKTNPLNVLKMPMILATIAGLVWSGFHLSVPPAVATFIEMLGQISIPLMLFALGVRMTSVDFSNWKIGLWGAILCPLSGLAIALALQPLLNLEPLHFTYLVLFGALPPAVLNYMVSERYQQEPHQVASIVLLGNMGSLIFIPATLFFVL from the coding sequence ATGGAAAGCACCACACTGGCTTTGATGGAACGCATTTTTCTAACGGTTTTTCCGTTGGTTGCTATTGTCAGTGTGGGCTATTTTTATGCAAAAAAGCGCCATACCGATATGTCGACGGCAAACGCTATCAACATTGATGTGTTTGTACCGGCACTGATTTTCTCGGTTTTATCGGCCAAATCCTTTGATCTTCCAAAATATGAGATGCTAGCGATTGGTGCTGCCATCATTGTGCTAGGATCAGGGCTGCTACTCTTTCCTGTCTGCAAGCTTCTAAAGATTAGCCCTAAAACTTTTCTTCCCCCCATGATGTTTAGTAATAGCGGCAATCTGGGATTACCACTCGCCGTTCTCGCCTTCGGAGAAGCAGCGCTACCAGCTGCCGTTGTTCTCTTTTTGGTAGAAAACTTACTCCATTTTACCGTCGGCTTGTATATTCTTGACCATAAAACGAACCCATTAAACGTACTGAAAATGCCTATGATTTTGGCAACCATTGCCGGATTGGTTTGGTCAGGTTTTCACTTAAGCGTGCCGCCTGCCGTGGCTACCTTTATTGAGATGCTAGGCCAAATATCTATCCCACTGATGTTATTTGCACTTGGCGTACGTATGACTAGTGTAGATTTCAGTAACTGGAAAATCGGGTTGTGGGGGGCTATCTTGTGCCCACTGAGCGGATTGGCAATTGCCTTGGCACTGCAACCCTTACTCAATCTGGAGCCCCTGCACTTTACCTACTTGGTGCTATTTGGGGCTCTGCCTCCTGCGGTTCTCAACTACATGGTCTCAGAACGCTATCAGCAGGAACCCCATCAGGTCGCGTCAATTGTCTTGCTAGGTAATATGGGTAGCTTGATTTTTATCCCAGCGACACTCTTCTTCGTTCTATAA
- a CDS encoding FAD-binding and (Fe-S)-binding domain-containing protein, whose amino-acid sequence MKQTHRDFLAELARFIPEQRLITDPLRTLAYGTDASFYRLVPQIVVRAESASEVARIIQLANEKTIPVTFRAAGTSLSGQAITDSVLIQLGDGWKGYKINDDATEITLQPGVIGGQANSYLSPYNKKIGPDPASINAAMIGGIAANNASGMCCGTAQNSYRTLKSMQLVLADGTQVNTGDADSVARFKESHKGLLDALDSLGRQTRANEALHSRIEHKYRLKNTTGYALNALVDYQDPIEILQHLMIGSEGTLGFMSEITYQTVDEHPNKASALIFFNSVRTTCEAVAILKKTPVSAVELMDRAGLRSVETKPGMPDFIKDLPDDAAALLVETRSANPQQLAEQVQEIKASIAALETARPIEFTTDPEEYAKYWAIRKGLFPAIGAIRLTGTTVIIEDVAFPVDQLADAVHDLHQLFKKWHYDEALIFGHALEGNLHFVFTQAFDNQEEIDRYDGLMMDVANMVVGTYDGSLKAEHGTGRNMAPFVELEWGQEAYQLMWDLKHLLDPRGILNPGVVLNANPHVHLENLKPLPAADALVDKCIECGFCEPTCPSRALTLSPRQRIVIWREIARLEATGEDAERLALLRKEYEYQGTDTCAACGLCSTTCPVGINTGDLTRSIRSRNNESHTKLAQWLADHYGTVEKVSRVAFAGADLTHKLLGTKAMTNITSSARKLSGGRIQQWTPAMPKAAPKIKPTSTPPTAGAPKVVYLPSCASRTMGPARGDEDQTSLATMTEALLRKAGFEVIYPDNLDGLCCGMPFQSKGMFAAADSKSSEIEQTLLKITENGNIPVYSDTSPCSLRLKDKIDTRLQIFDTVDFIDQFLMDRLIFQQTNEPVALHITCSATRLGQAAKLKRIMSACSSQVVIPDQITCCGFAGDKGFSTPELNASALRTLKGAVEHCEAGYSTSRTCEIGLSHHSGIDYKSIVYLVDRCTQPKLSNRPTTEENNRIQTH is encoded by the coding sequence ATGAAACAGACACACCGTGATTTTCTTGCTGAACTTGCGCGCTTTATTCCTGAGCAGCGTTTAATTACTGACCCGTTGCGTACCTTAGCTTACGGTACCGATGCCAGTTTTTACCGGTTGGTCCCACAAATTGTGGTGCGTGCTGAAAGTGCATCGGAAGTTGCCAGAATCATTCAACTGGCCAATGAAAAAACGATCCCTGTAACGTTTAGAGCAGCGGGCACTAGCTTGTCGGGGCAGGCGATTACCGATTCAGTACTCATCCAGCTTGGAGATGGTTGGAAAGGCTATAAAATCAACGACGATGCTACCGAAATCACACTTCAACCCGGTGTAATCGGCGGGCAGGCGAATAGCTATTTATCCCCATACAATAAGAAAATCGGCCCAGATCCTGCATCCATTAATGCTGCTATGATCGGTGGTATTGCGGCAAATAATGCCAGCGGTATGTGCTGCGGTACTGCACAAAATAGCTATCGTACACTTAAAAGTATGCAGCTTGTATTAGCCGACGGCACTCAGGTGAATACGGGGGATGCAGACTCTGTTGCGCGCTTTAAAGAGAGCCACAAAGGGCTTTTGGATGCACTGGATTCGCTGGGCAGACAAACACGCGCTAATGAAGCGCTACACTCACGTATAGAGCACAAGTATCGTTTGAAGAATACTACCGGCTATGCGCTCAACGCCTTAGTTGATTATCAAGATCCCATTGAGATTTTACAGCACTTGATGATCGGCTCAGAAGGTACGCTCGGATTTATGTCAGAGATCACCTACCAAACGGTTGATGAGCACCCTAACAAAGCCTCTGCCCTTATCTTTTTTAATAGTGTGCGTACGACCTGTGAAGCGGTCGCGATTCTGAAAAAAACACCCGTTTCTGCCGTTGAGCTGATGGACCGGGCGGGACTACGCTCGGTAGAAACCAAACCGGGGATGCCAGATTTCATCAAAGACTTACCTGATGATGCGGCGGCCCTTCTGGTAGAAACTCGCTCAGCCAACCCCCAGCAACTTGCTGAACAGGTGCAGGAAATTAAAGCCTCTATCGCGGCCTTAGAGACTGCTCGCCCGATTGAGTTCACAACTGACCCTGAAGAATACGCAAAGTATTGGGCGATTCGTAAAGGTTTATTCCCTGCAATTGGCGCTATTCGCCTTACAGGCACCACGGTTATTATCGAGGATGTAGCCTTCCCTGTGGATCAATTAGCTGATGCGGTTCATGATCTACACCAGCTATTCAAGAAATGGCATTACGATGAAGCCCTCATATTCGGCCATGCTCTAGAAGGTAATTTGCATTTTGTCTTTACTCAAGCGTTCGATAACCAAGAGGAGATTGATCGCTACGACGGCTTAATGATGGATGTCGCCAATATGGTGGTGGGCACCTATGATGGCTCTCTAAAAGCAGAACACGGCACCGGGCGTAATATGGCTCCTTTTGTCGAGCTAGAATGGGGCCAAGAGGCCTACCAGCTAATGTGGGATTTAAAGCACTTATTAGATCCCCGAGGTATTCTCAATCCTGGCGTAGTGTTAAACGCTAATCCTCATGTCCATCTGGAAAACCTCAAGCCTCTTCCTGCGGCTGATGCATTGGTTGATAAGTGTATCGAATGTGGGTTCTGTGAGCCGACCTGCCCCTCTCGTGCGCTGACACTTTCTCCGCGACAACGTATTGTCATCTGGCGTGAGATTGCTCGCCTAGAGGCAACAGGAGAAGATGCCGAGCGATTAGCCCTTTTAAGAAAAGAATATGAATACCAAGGTACAGATACCTGCGCTGCGTGCGGTCTGTGCTCAACGACCTGCCCAGTGGGTATCAATACAGGTGATCTCACCCGCTCTATTCGAAGCCGTAATAATGAGAGCCATACAAAGCTAGCACAGTGGTTAGCAGATCATTACGGTACTGTAGAGAAAGTCAGCCGAGTGGCCTTCGCAGGTGCAGATCTGACACACAAGCTCCTTGGCACAAAAGCGATGACTAACATCACTTCAAGCGCTCGAAAGCTGTCGGGCGGACGTATCCAGCAATGGACACCGGCCATGCCTAAGGCAGCACCTAAGATCAAACCAACGAGCACACCACCCACTGCCGGTGCACCTAAAGTGGTTTATTTACCCAGCTGCGCTAGCCGTACGATGGGGCCAGCGCGGGGCGATGAGGATCAAACCTCTTTAGCGACAATGACGGAAGCCCTGTTACGTAAAGCCGGCTTTGAAGTGATCTACCCAGACAACTTAGATGGTCTATGTTGCGGTATGCCGTTTCAGTCCAAAGGGATGTTTGCAGCAGCCGACTCTAAATCCTCTGAGATCGAGCAAACACTGCTCAAGATCACAGAAAACGGCAACATACCGGTGTACTCTGACACCAGCCCATGCAGCTTAAGACTAAAGGATAAGATCGATACTCGTCTTCAGATTTTTGATACTGTCGATTTTATCGATCAATTCTTGATGGATCGATTGATCTTCCAGCAAACCAACGAGCCGGTAGCACTGCATATTACCTGCAGCGCGACTCGCTTAGGCCAAGCAGCAAAACTTAAGCGTATTATGTCGGCATGCTCCTCTCAGGTGGTCATTCCCGATCAGATCACCTGTTGCGGGTTTGCCGGCGACAAGGGCTTTTCAACCCCCGAGCTGAATGCTTCAGCCCTGCGCACATTAAAAGGCGCAGTTGAACACTGTGAGGCAGGCTATTCCACCAGCCGAACGTGCGAAATAGGCCTGAGTCATCATAGCGGGATTGATTATAAATCGATTGTCTATTTAGTAGATCGTTGTACTCAACCCAAACTGAGCAACAGACCTACCACTGAAGAAAATAACCGGATTCAGACCCATTGA
- a CDS encoding TRAP transporter small permease subunit, with translation MTENDTLPSVPLADKIDRFIQRIGMSVAWCYVLLVLVIILQVVLRKGFSSGLIIFEELQWHLYAVGVMFGLSYAQTTNSHIRVDLFYTHFRARTKHIIEIIGILTLVLPFIAIVFMHSIDFFVDSYRINESSDSPSGLPFRWIIKGVIPVSFALLGLAVLSRLYRDTVLLLRGE, from the coding sequence GTGACTGAGAATGACACCCTTCCCTCAGTACCTTTGGCCGATAAGATCGATCGCTTTATCCAGCGTATCGGTATGTCAGTGGCTTGGTGCTATGTCCTGCTGGTTCTGGTAATCATTTTGCAGGTTGTACTTAGAAAAGGCTTTTCTAGTGGCCTTATCATTTTTGAGGAACTCCAGTGGCACCTCTACGCTGTTGGGGTAATGTTTGGCTTGTCCTATGCGCAAACTACTAATTCCCATATTCGCGTCGATTTGTTTTATACACATTTCCGTGCACGAACCAAGCACATCATTGAAATCATTGGCATTCTCACGTTGGTTTTGCCTTTTATCGCCATTGTTTTTATGCACAGTATCGACTTTTTCGTAGACTCTTACCGCATCAACGAGAGTTCTGACTCCCCTTCTGGATTACCATTCCGATGGATCATTAAAGGGGTCATTCCTGTTTCTTTTGCACTGTTAGGGCTGGCTGTTTTATCCCGCCTTTACCGTGACACTGTTTTACTTTTACGCGGAGAATAA
- the pdhR gene encoding pyruvate dehydrogenase complex transcriptional repressor PdhR — protein sequence MAYQRVKQPKISDVIVERMEEMILEGTLKPGQKLPPERELAKQFEVSRPSLREAVQKLAAKGLLVSRQGGGTYVSDDLGGSFMDPLLELFKTHPEAQYDLLEFRHALEGVTAYYAALRSTPADKEAIKASYELLQSFHENKEFEKEVAADVDFHLTIAASTHNMVLLHMMRALFSLLRQHIGDNLQNIYPKPGYRQKIHDQHYKLMEAIFSGEPDRAQKAAHDHLAYVEEALLEQGRENTRIERALRRSGNSLA from the coding sequence ATGGCATATCAACGGGTTAAGCAACCAAAAATTTCGGATGTAATCGTAGAGCGTATGGAGGAGATGATCCTTGAGGGGACATTAAAACCAGGCCAAAAATTACCCCCTGAACGAGAGCTGGCAAAACAGTTTGAAGTGTCACGCCCGTCACTTCGTGAAGCTGTTCAAAAGTTAGCCGCGAAAGGTCTATTGGTTAGCAGGCAAGGAGGGGGTACTTATGTCTCTGATGACTTAGGTGGCTCTTTCATGGATCCATTGCTTGAGCTATTTAAAACTCACCCTGAAGCGCAATATGATCTGCTGGAGTTTCGTCATGCTTTGGAGGGTGTGACTGCCTATTATGCCGCTCTTCGAAGTACACCTGCTGATAAAGAAGCGATAAAAGCAAGCTATGAGCTTTTGCAAAGCTTTCATGAGAACAAAGAGTTTGAGAAAGAGGTGGCAGCGGATGTTGATTTTCACCTAACTATTGCGGCTTCAACTCATAACATGGTGTTGCTCCATATGATGCGAGCGTTGTTCAGTTTGTTGCGCCAGCATATTGGAGATAACTTGCAAAATATCTACCCAAAACCTGGGTATCGGCAAAAAATTCACGACCAGCACTACAAGCTTATGGAAGCAATCTTTTCGGGAGAGCCGGATAGAGCTCAAAAGGCTGCCCATGATCACTTGGCCTATGTAGAAGAAGCGTTGCTAGAGCAGGGTCGCGAAAATACACGTATTGAACGGGCGTTGCGCCGTTCAGGTAATAGTCTTGCATAA
- a CDS encoding TRAP transporter substrate-binding protein, with translation MKKFTKSVISTAVLAAAAATLAPAQAADKILLKTPIAFGSHLPALGTPIVWVSEQLNLVSDGKIKMKIYEPGKLVSPPEILDAVSSGKVNSGYATAGYWQGKMPAAALFSAVPFGPEAGEYMAWMYYGNGLKLYQEMYDNGGYNVKVIPCAIISPETSGWFKKPIEKPEDLQGLNMRFFGLGASVMEKLGVSTSQLPGGEIFGALEKGAIDASEFSQPAIDQRLGFHKIVKYNYFPGWHQQATIFELLVNKDAWGKMSKGQQATVENTCKASMTNAIAEGEAMQFPVMAKAKEQGVEIRYWNETMLKTFEQKWDEVASEKSAADPFFKKVWDDLSTFREGYDLWESNAFLPRSR, from the coding sequence ATGAAAAAGTTCACTAAGTCTGTGATCTCTACCGCTGTTCTGGCAGCCGCTGCCGCTACACTGGCTCCCGCTCAAGCTGCAGATAAAATCTTGCTAAAAACACCTATCGCCTTTGGCTCACACCTTCCTGCACTAGGTACACCGATTGTTTGGGTTTCAGAACAGTTGAATCTCGTCAGTGATGGCAAAATCAAAATGAAAATTTACGAGCCAGGCAAACTCGTGAGCCCTCCTGAGATTCTTGATGCGGTTTCTTCCGGTAAAGTTAACTCAGGTTATGCAACAGCAGGGTACTGGCAAGGTAAAATGCCAGCGGCTGCACTTTTCTCTGCCGTACCTTTCGGCCCTGAAGCCGGCGAGTATATGGCATGGATGTACTACGGTAATGGCCTTAAACTTTATCAGGAAATGTATGACAACGGCGGTTATAACGTAAAAGTTATTCCATGTGCCATCATCTCTCCTGAGACTTCAGGCTGGTTCAAAAAACCAATCGAGAAACCAGAAGATCTGCAAGGTCTGAATATGCGCTTCTTCGGTCTTGGCGCTTCTGTCATGGAAAAACTGGGGGTTTCAACCTCTCAGTTACCAGGCGGTGAAATCTTTGGCGCACTTGAGAAAGGGGCCATTGATGCGTCTGAGTTCTCTCAACCTGCCATCGACCAACGCTTAGGTTTCCATAAAATTGTTAAGTACAACTACTTCCCTGGCTGGCACCAACAGGCAACTATCTTTGAACTTCTAGTTAACAAAGATGCTTGGGGTAAAATGTCTAAAGGCCAACAGGCTACCGTTGAGAACACCTGTAAAGCCTCTATGACGAACGCGATTGCTGAAGGTGAGGCGATGCAGTTCCCAGTGATGGCTAAAGCCAAAGAGCAAGGTGTAGAGATCCGTTACTGGAACGAAACTATGCTGAAAACCTTTGAGCAGAAATGGGACGAAGTCGCATCTGAAAAATCAGCGGCTGATCCGTTCTTCAAGAAAGTATGGGACGACCTAAGCACGTTCCGTGAAGGTTACGATTTGTGGGAATCTAACGCATTCCTTCCACGTAGCCGTTAA
- a CDS encoding universal stress protein, translating into MALPEINTILYTTSLGKHTRPVFRHAVKLAKALNAKIVMLHVVEPIGEMGSALIKNYLPTDLVKKMHDEGIEQIHQEMHQRIEKFCEEELNSLPGSIDLDIEYVIIEGNHTDSILNEAKKRDIQMIVMGAENTFGRHSHTTQQVAKHAKVPVVIVPTGKQFT; encoded by the coding sequence ATGGCGCTACCAGAAATAAATACAATCCTATACACCACATCACTCGGCAAACATACGCGTCCTGTGTTTCGCCATGCCGTTAAACTTGCAAAAGCCCTTAATGCAAAAATTGTGATGCTACACGTTGTTGAACCCATTGGTGAAATGGGCTCTGCACTTATAAAAAACTATCTCCCTACGGACTTAGTAAAGAAAATGCATGACGAAGGTATCGAACAGATTCACCAAGAGATGCACCAGCGTATTGAAAAGTTTTGCGAGGAGGAGCTTAATAGCTTGCCGGGTAGCATCGACCTCGATATTGAGTATGTCATTATTGAAGGGAATCATACCGACTCCATTCTCAATGAAGCTAAAAAGCGTGATATACAGATGATCGTAATGGGAGCAGAAAATACCTTTGGTCGTCATAGCCATACGACGCAACAGGTTGCTAAGCATGCCAAAGTACCGGTGGTCATTGTCCCCACAGGAAAACAATTCACTTAA
- the lapB gene encoding lipopolysaccharide assembly protein LapB, which produces MIDIWAIVALLLSLALGWILGRGMAKPKRHMYSQQSLSRDYFVGLDHLLNENTDEAIESFIRALEVNSETIPAHLALAKLFRRKGDVQRAINIHQTLLARPDLSRPDSLRIQMALAIDYDALGLLDRAENLLIDIIKQNPPRSIRKKTLTLLTRLYEKEGEWQQALDTAAKLGSDHSDELWHDLAHYCCELAEKSLLKQDYKSATTFLKQSLGFDAKCVRSSFLQAKMAMQQQQWKSAVKALRQVEEQDPLFISETIEDLRQCYMALHTPQEYEHYLRQCLAKAPSATVILALADAVMENRGVYAAGAFITDELKYRPSIKGFNRLIDLHIEHGSESAVDSLKVLRSLTGTLEMSKPRYLCGHCGFSAKSLVWQCPSCKKWGSSRPIQGLEGE; this is translated from the coding sequence ATGATCGATATATGGGCGATTGTTGCCCTTCTTCTCTCCCTTGCTTTAGGTTGGATTCTAGGGCGGGGGATGGCTAAACCTAAGCGTCATATGTACTCTCAACAATCTCTGAGTAGGGATTATTTTGTTGGTTTGGATCATCTACTCAATGAGAATACGGATGAGGCAATCGAAAGTTTTATTCGTGCGCTCGAAGTTAACAGCGAAACGATTCCTGCCCATTTAGCCCTAGCTAAACTCTTCCGCCGTAAAGGCGATGTGCAACGAGCTATTAACATTCATCAAACGCTTTTGGCTCGTCCCGATCTATCTAGACCTGACTCGTTGCGTATTCAGATGGCCCTGGCGATTGACTATGACGCATTAGGCCTGCTGGATAGGGCAGAAAACCTGCTAATTGATATTATTAAGCAGAACCCCCCTCGAAGCATTCGGAAAAAAACACTCACTTTACTAACGCGCTTGTACGAGAAAGAGGGCGAGTGGCAACAAGCCCTAGACACTGCTGCGAAATTAGGGTCAGATCATAGCGATGAATTGTGGCATGACTTAGCGCATTACTGTTGTGAACTAGCAGAAAAAAGTTTGCTAAAGCAGGACTATAAAAGCGCTACAACCTTTCTGAAGCAAAGTCTCGGATTTGATGCTAAATGTGTAAGAAGCTCTTTCTTGCAAGCTAAGATGGCGATGCAGCAACAGCAATGGAAAAGTGCTGTGAAAGCTTTACGGCAGGTAGAAGAGCAAGACCCGCTTTTTATTTCCGAAACGATTGAAGATCTTCGCCAATGCTACATGGCTTTGCATACGCCGCAGGAGTATGAACATTACTTAAGACAGTGTTTGGCTAAAGCACCCTCAGCCACCGTCATTCTTGCGCTGGCTGATGCAGTTATGGAAAATCGTGGTGTATATGCAGCAGGCGCTTTTATTACAGATGAATTAAAATACCGCCCCTCCATTAAAGGCTTCAATCGCCTTATTGATTTACATATTGAGCACGGTAGTGAAAGTGCAGTAGATAGCCTGAAAGTGTTACGTAGCCTGACAGGAACACTTGAAATGAGTAAGCCTCGTTACCTCTGTGGGCATTGTGGCTTTTCTGCTAAATCGCTGGTGTGGCAGTGCCCATCCTGTAAAAAGTGGGGTTCAAGTCGTCCAATACAGGGGCTTGAAGGGGAATGA
- the pyrF gene encoding orotidine-5'-phosphate decarboxylase, with product MTDRKRIIVALDYPTTEQAIAMAQQLDPARCRLKVGKELFTRGGPAIVETLQKAGFEVFLDLKFHDIPNTTAKAVRAAGELGVWMVNVHASGGRRMMEMARNELSQVQNHNTLLIAVTVLTSMERADLAEVGLDIEPLEHVKRLAALTESCGLDGVVCSAQEVSPLRSVISDRFSLVTPGIRPAESAAGDQRRIMTPEQALAAGSTYLVIGRPITQAENPLKSLESIEQSIAALV from the coding sequence ATAACTGATAGAAAGCGCATAATCGTCGCACTTGACTACCCGACTACAGAGCAAGCCATCGCGATGGCTCAGCAGTTAGACCCTGCCCGCTGCCGTCTGAAAGTGGGTAAAGAACTGTTCACACGCGGTGGGCCAGCCATTGTTGAAACGCTTCAAAAAGCGGGCTTTGAGGTTTTTCTTGACCTTAAGTTTCATGATATCCCAAATACAACCGCCAAAGCGGTACGTGCAGCGGGTGAGTTGGGTGTTTGGATGGTTAATGTGCATGCATCCGGTGGGCGGCGCATGATGGAGATGGCGCGAAACGAGCTTTCACAGGTACAGAATCATAACACCTTACTGATTGCGGTGACTGTCTTAACCAGCATGGAGAGAGCAGATCTTGCGGAAGTTGGTTTAGATATTGAACCATTGGAGCATGTTAAGCGTCTAGCGGCGCTTACAGAGTCGTGCGGATTAGATGGTGTTGTATGCTCCGCACAAGAAGTCTCCCCTTTGCGCAGTGTTATCTCAGATCGTTTTAGTTTAGTAACGCCAGGGATTCGCCCCGCTGAAAGTGCCGCCGGTGATCAACGCCGAATTATGACACCTGAGCAGGCATTAGCTGCAGGTAGCACTTACTTGGTTATTGGGCGACCCATCACTCAAGCTGAGAATCCGCTCAAATCGCTGGAATCGATTGAGCAGAGCATTGCTGCTTTGGTATAG